In one window of Juglans regia cultivar Chandler chromosome 3, Walnut 2.0, whole genome shotgun sequence DNA:
- the LOC108999462 gene encoding DNA-directed RNA polymerase III subunit rpc6-like, which produces MSRLQGPSPLKRKRPDSNTPSGSLTEHERLLYDLIRSKQDMAIWTRDMKRETNLPDNVVTKSLKSLQTKKLIKEVVNIQNKGRKHYIATEFEPSMEITGGTWYAEGNLDTEFINFLKKHCVKIIYEQKVTTLEGILDTIRRSRAFNVEFTSQQVEEIVNSLVLDNEIMEVKSNGIGEFDSIPVGRVCYTCASKGNNGEPKIGAMASIPCGVCPQISLCTPDGIISPKTCVYFTKWLDF; this is translated from the coding sequence ATGAGCCGATTACAAGGGCCCTCGCCCCTGAAGCGCAAACGGCCAGACTCAAATACACCTTCTGGGTCTTTGACCGAACATGAACGTCTCCTCTATGATCTGATCCGAAGCAAGCAAGACATGGCAATATGGACAAGGGACATGAAACGAGAAACAAACCTTCCTGACAATGTGGTTACCAAATCCCTCAAGTCACTTCAAACCAAGAAATTGATAAAAGAGGTAGTGAACATCCAAAATAAAGGCAGGAAACACTATATTGCGACAGAGTTTGAACCATCAATGGAAATAACTGGTGGGACTTGGTATGCCGAGGGGAACCTTGATACGGAGTTTATAAACTTTCTGAAAAAACACTGTGTAAAGATCATTTATGAGCAGAAAGTCACTACACTGGAGGGAATCTTGGACACAATCAGAAGGAGTAGAGCCTTCAATGTTGAGTTCACATCACAACAAGTTGAAGAGATAGTGAATTCTTTGGTTTTGGACAATGAGATAATGGAGGTGAAGAGCAATGGAATAGGGGAGTTTGATTCTATTCCTGTTGGGAGAGTTTGTTATACATGCGCAAGCAAAGGCAATAATGGGGAACCGAAGATTGGGGCCATGGCTTCCATTCCATGTGGAGTTTGTCCACAGATAAGTTTATGTACACCGGATGGCATAATTTCCCCGAAGACTTGTGTCTACTTCACCAAATGGTTGGACTTCTAA